One genomic window of Ottowia oryzae includes the following:
- a CDS encoding aspartate aminotransferase family protein — protein sequence MSDLDQALNQAIEQYRRSHPASERLHQQALGVLPGGNTRSVLFFDPFPPYMVRGEGCHLWDADGHRYLDALGEYTAGLYGHSDPAIRAAVSEALHSGLSLSSHTEREGLLARELQRRFPSMELLRFTNSGTEANLMALATATAVTERRKVLVFKGAYHGGVLAFGQGGSPVNVPYEWVVARYNDLEDVRAQVAAHGKDLAAILVEPMLGSGGCIPGEPHFLQGLRALADEKGALLILDEVMTSRLSFGGRQSQLGIRPDLTTLGKYFGGGLSFGAFGGRADLMARYDPRRPQAWQHAGTFNNNVLTMAAGLAGLKHLLTAERLDALNRRGDALRTKLNKMLEAQGVPLQLTGLGSLMQLHPLAGPLRSADDLVAADDRVKALMFFELLGRSVYMARRGFIALSLPFGDAECMRLEHAMGEAVNARRGLWPPAAPAPALQRPAGA from the coding sequence ATGAGCGACCTTGACCAGGCACTGAACCAGGCCATCGAGCAATACCGCCGTTCGCACCCCGCCAGCGAACGCCTTCATCAGCAGGCGCTGGGCGTGCTGCCCGGCGGCAATACACGCAGTGTGTTGTTTTTCGACCCGTTTCCGCCCTACATGGTGCGTGGCGAGGGCTGCCATTTGTGGGATGCGGACGGACACCGCTACCTGGACGCGCTGGGCGAGTACACGGCCGGGCTGTACGGCCATTCAGACCCGGCGATCCGCGCGGCCGTCAGCGAGGCGCTGCACAGCGGGCTGAGCCTGTCGTCCCACACCGAGCGCGAAGGCCTGCTGGCGCGCGAGCTTCAGCGCCGCTTTCCGTCGATGGAGTTGCTGCGCTTCACCAATTCGGGCACCGAAGCCAACCTGATGGCCCTGGCCACCGCCACGGCGGTGACCGAGCGGCGCAAGGTGCTGGTCTTCAAGGGCGCTTACCACGGTGGGGTGCTGGCCTTTGGGCAGGGCGGCAGCCCCGTCAACGTGCCCTACGAATGGGTCGTGGCGCGCTACAACGATCTGGAAGACGTGCGCGCCCAGGTGGCAGCGCACGGCAAGGATCTGGCGGCGATCCTGGTGGAGCCAATGCTGGGCTCTGGCGGCTGCATTCCCGGTGAGCCGCACTTTCTGCAAGGCTTGCGAGCGCTGGCCGACGAGAAGGGCGCGCTGCTGATTCTGGATGAGGTGATGACCTCGCGCCTGTCGTTCGGCGGCCGCCAAAGCCAGTTGGGCATCCGCCCCGACCTGACCACGCTGGGCAAGTACTTTGGCGGCGGCCTGTCTTTTGGCGCCTTCGGTGGCCGGGCAGACCTGATGGCGCGCTACGACCCGCGCCGCCCTCAAGCCTGGCAGCACGCTGGCACCTTCAACAACAACGTGCTGACGATGGCGGCGGGCTTGGCGGGCCTCAAGCACTTGCTGACGGCAGAGCGGCTGGACGCGCTGAACCGCCGCGGCGATGCCTTGCGGACCAAGCTGAACAAGATGCTGGAGGCGCAAGGCGTGCCGCTGCAGCTGACAGGCTTGGGCTCGCTGATGCAGTTGCACCCGCTGGCCGGCCCGTTGCGCAGCGCCGACGACCTGGTTGCGGCGGACGACCGCGTCAAGGCGTTAATGTTCTTTGAGCTGCTCGGCCGCAGCGTTTATATGGCGCGCCGGGGCTTCATCGCCCTGTCGTTGCCGTTTGGCGACGCTGAGTGCATGCGCCTGGAGCACGCGATGGGTGAGGCGGTCAACGCCCGGCGCGGCCTGTGGCCACCCGCCGCGCCGGCCCCGGCGCTGCAAAGACCGGCGGGAGCCTAG
- a CDS encoding Crp/Fnr family transcriptional regulator → MPRGATLMRRAIPLDYVYHVDVGRVSLQLNDGGLGPRQVGTLMGPCWLNATCAVLGENPLVDAVADTDLRVQRVTLPVFMAEMESLPGTARSVLAGVALAHRQQTELAVSRLTKDAEARCAEWLLRHAETPPDRPGTLQVALRERKRMVAAQLGIAPETFSRVLRQLRERELISGTGRVLGLIDPNGLRQLART, encoded by the coding sequence ATGCCGCGCGGCGCTACGCTGATGCGCCGCGCCATCCCTTTGGACTACGTCTATCACGTGGACGTCGGTCGCGTGTCCCTGCAGTTGAACGACGGCGGGCTGGGGCCGCGGCAGGTGGGCACATTGATGGGGCCGTGCTGGCTGAACGCCACCTGCGCGGTGCTGGGCGAAAACCCGCTGGTCGACGCCGTGGCAGACACCGACCTGCGCGTTCAGCGCGTGACGCTGCCCGTCTTCATGGCCGAGATGGAATCCCTGCCCGGCACGGCACGCTCCGTGTTGGCGGGCGTCGCGCTGGCGCACCGCCAGCAGACCGAGTTGGCCGTCAGCCGCCTGACCAAGGACGCCGAGGCGCGCTGCGCCGAATGGCTGCTTCGCCACGCCGAGACACCCCCTGACCGTCCGGGCACGCTGCAAGTGGCTCTGCGCGAGCGCAAACGCATGGTCGCGGCGCAACTGGGCATTGCGCCCGAGACCTTTTCGCGCGTGCTTCGGCAGCTGCGTGAACGCGAGTTGATCAGCGGCACCGGCCGCGTGCTGGGCCTGATCGACCCGAACGGCCTGCGGCAGCTGGCCCGCACCTGA